In one Penaeus monodon isolate SGIC_2016 chromosome 20, NSTDA_Pmon_1, whole genome shotgun sequence genomic region, the following are encoded:
- the LOC119585639 gene encoding WD repeat-containing protein WRAP73-like, which translates to MNFAEVLRTSGGLLSWSPNGRFCAVPITARLEIRDSSSLQILVTYNCTDAIQVIEWSPDSNYVLTANYKRNVAEVWSIEDPDWRCKVDEGSAGLIKVNWAPDSRHILTTAEFHLRVTVWSLVSKSVSYIKNPKNIPGGLQFSQDKEYLAVAERQDCKDYLSVLETKSWQLVKHFELATRDIAGLQWANDSSVLVVWESPLEYKVLIYSLSGQCLANYSAYQWSLGIKSIAWSPSGQFLAIGSYDQKVRLMNHITWRIISEFCHSSTIDSENCVIYKEVEKPLTGYPATLASVQGLPLVLETTYEEEESRPVSLASITVEPGKQANPRIGVGTLLFSSDNRYLATRNDNMPATVWIWSIPKLALKAILVHANPIKDMAWDSQHPRLALCTGNSHVYFWSPFGCLTVAVPGAPTLQITSLRWHPSGSRVALIGRDQFSVCFFDKQLQLCESISSQ; encoded by the exons ATGAACTTTGCAGAGGTCTTAAGAACAAGTGGGGGCCTGCTGTCTTGGTCACCCAATGGACGCTTTTGTGCTGTTCCCATAACTGCCAGGCTTGAAATCAGGGATTCTTCTTCCTTACAAATTTTAGTAACTTATAACTGCACTGATGCAATTCAG GTTATTGAATGGTCACCAGATTCAAACTATGTATTAACAGCAAATTACAAACGTAACGTAGCAGAAGTTTGGTCCATAGAAGATCCTGATTGGAGATGCAAGGTTGATGAGGGATCAGCTGGCCTCATCAAAGTTAATTGGGCCCCAGACAGTCGGCATATATTGACAACAGCAGAATTCCAT CTTAGGGTCACAGTTTGGTCACTAGTCAGCAAATCTGTGTCCTATATCAAAAACCCCAAGAATATACCAGGAGGACTTCAGTTTAGCCAAGACAAGGAGTACTTGGCTGTGGCTGAAAGGCAGGACTGCAAGGACTATCTGTCTGTGCTTGAAACAAAATCATGGCAGTTAGTAAAG CATTTTGAACTAGCAACAAGAGATATTGCTGGCCTGCAGTGGGCAAATGACAGCTCAGTGCTTGTGGTATGGGAGTCACCTTTAGAATACAAAGTCCTTATCTACTCTCTAAGTGGACAGTGTCTTGCAAATTACTCTGCTTATCAGTGGTCACTTGGGATTAAAAGCATTGCATGGTCTCCTTCTGGGCAGTTCCTTGCAATAGGAAGTTATGATCAAaag GTGAGACTAATGAACCACATCACATGGCGCATAATTTCTGAATTCTGTCATAGTTCTACCATTGACTCAGAAAACTGTGTCATATACAAAGAAGTTGAAAAACCATTAACAGGCTATCCAGCAACCTTAGCCTCAGTTCAAGGTCTTCCACTAGTTCTCGAAACCACAT atgaggaagaagaatctAGACCCGTCAGTCTTGCATCCATAACAGTAGAGCCTGGGAAACAGGCAAACCCACGCATAGGTGTTGGGACACTCCTTTTCAGTAGTGATAATAGATACCTAGCAACACGAAATGATAATATGCCAGCTACCGTATGGATTTGGAGCATACCCAAGTTAGCTTTAAAGGCTATACTTGTACATGCAAATCCCATAaaag ACATGGCTTGGGACTCACAGCATCCTCGTCTGGCACTTTGCACTGGGAACAGCCATGTATACTTTTGGTCCCCCTTTGGCTGTTTAACAGTTGCTGTACCAGGAGCTCCCACATTACAAATTACTTCACTAAG GTGGCACCCATCAGGTTCACGAGTTGCTCTGATAGGACGTGATcagttctctgtctgtttttttgatAAACAACTTCAGTTATGTGAATCTATATCTTCACAATGA